The genomic DNA GCCGTCGCCGAAGCTGTGGGCGGACGAGCGATCGTACTCGGGCACGGGCTCACCACGCGACTCAATCCGCTCGACGAGGGCTACCGCCCCTCAGGTATGAGTGATGAGAGCTGGGCGTCCACCGTTGCCTCGCGGCGCCGCGACCTGATCGGTGCACTCGCTGAGACGGTGCTCAATCGTCCCCTGACACCGCTGGAGCACACGGCGATCGATACCGCACTGACCGAAGTCGTGCGCAGCAATGACGTACCGATCCTTCCGATGGTCGTTGAGCACATCCTTGCGCCAACCGCTCGCGCAGACCCCGACGGCAGACTTGCCGAAGACGGGCGACTCGTCGGGCACGCGCTCCGACGGCTCGTTGCCGGGGACCTCGCCGGGCTCTTCGACGGCCCGTCAACGGTGGCCTTCGATCCCACGTTGCCGATGATTTCTTTGGACCTGTCACGGGTGACGGAGAACTCGACACTGATCTCGGTGCTCATGACCTGCTCTTCAGCGTGGATGGAGTCCGCGCTGCTCGATCCAAACGGCGGTCAGCGCTGGTGCATCTACGACGAGGCGTGGCGGCTGATGTCCCACCCGGCACTGTTGCGTCGGATGGACGCTCACTGGCGACTCGCGCGCCACTATGGAATCGCGAACATGCTGATTTTCCACAAGCTCACTGACCTGGAGAACGTCGGTGATCAAGGGTCCGCAATGCGCGCTCTGGCGAACAGTCTGCTGGCCAACGCTGAAACGAGAATTATCTATCGGCAAGAGTCCGACCAGCTCGGCGTCACCGCGGGAGCACTCGGGCTCACTGGCACCGAGCAGAAGCTGTTGCCTGGGCTCGGCGTTGGCCAGGGCCTCTGGTGCATCAAGGACCGTTCATTCGTCTGCCAGCACCAGCTGCACCCAGGCGAGTTGGAACTCTTCGACACGACCGGCCGCATGATGAATAGCGGCAACGCCTAGAAGCTTCGCGACGGAATCGCAGATAGTGATCGCTCTCGCTAATCGGCCCCAGGCCGCCCAAGAACCGCGATCGAACAGTCATCCTTAGTTGCGTTGCGCACCCTGATGTCCACGAACTTCCGCCACTGCTTCTTGTGTCTTGAGTTCTGACTCAGTCTTGTGGGCGCAGCCCCGACGGCCATAATCATCTTTGCACAGGCCGTTGCCAGCTGACCTGTGCGCGCGTCGAAGAGACTATCCCCAGCACCATCGCTCATGAGGATAAAGCCCGTCACTCCTTGCAACGACCCCCGAAAGAGCCGCATCGACCCAACGGCACCCTGAGAAGTCACGAATGTCGTCTGATTAGCGAACTCGCTGTTCTCTGGAGCGGATATGACGTGCATCTCCCCATCCTTGAGGTATCCGATCACGCCGTCACCGACATGCGCGCCAAGGAACTTGTCGCCGGACACGGCAACGCCGAGAAAGGTTGAAGCAAAATCGTGAACGTCACGATCGTGTCGCTCGGCGAGCATGTCGACTTTGGCGAGAAGTCTCTTCAGGAGGTCGATCTTGATCTGGCCCCCGTCAACACTTGCGATCAGACTCTCAAACTGCTCAACCAGCGCGGCACACCCTTCGTCTACCACCATCTGCGCGCCAAGCTCGGAATGCGAAGCTGACCCCGCGCCGTCAGCTAAACAGATCGCCTGGACACCTCCGCGCGAAAGGTATTGTGTCCGGTCCTGCCCTCGGGTTCCGTCGAGTTCATGTCCTCGGCCACGCACCTGATGATGGAACTCATTGAACACTTACAACTCCGCCCAACCAGCCAAGCCCTCAAGATCAAGCTTGACAGTGTCCCCAGGTGTGGACCGGGACACGCGGGAAACAGACTTCGACAGCCACTCAAAGAACTCCTTGAAACTCAGTCCTTGGAGCCGAAGCGGAGGACGGTTCGGGCTGAATCGTGCAAGCACGTTCATGTCAGCGTCGGCGCCAATCCCGATCGGGAAGACGGTGAGTTTCTTCTTCGCCACCAGTTCCGTCACACGGAGAACTGCACGTTCGAGTTCCTCGGGACGCCCATTCGGCTGTCCGTCGGTCATCAGAACGAGCCACGGCTGGTAGTAGAGAACACCTGCGTTCGAGTAGGTGGACTTGCGCTTTTCGAGCGTATCGAGCGCGAGATTCACTCCCTCGCCGAGGGCGGTGCCACCTGTCGCATCGATCGCATCGATTCGATGCAGTCGCTCAACACTCGCAAAATCCTGGATCAGGCTTTCAGACGAATTGAACTCAACGATGCTCACCTCGGCGGCGTCATGAGCGTCGTCATCTTCGTCGATCGCGTCGTAGAAGAGGTTGACACCTCTGACAAGCTCTCGGATCTTCTCCCCCATCATTGATCCGCTCGTGTCGAGGCAGAGGGCAACAGGGACGCGCGGGGTTGGGTTCTCGACGAGGTCGTCGACTCCGATGTTAAGTGCCATGGGATTACCTTTCAGTTGTTGTGGTCAATTAGTGCTGAGTCAGGAGGTCAGCCAGGAGGCGAGTCTCTGCCAGAAGCTCTTCTTAGACGGAGCTGCTGGCTTAGCCGAGGAGTTCGCTCGACTCGGGACCGGGCGCGGTGGGCGCGAAGCAGTCGACCGCGGTGGACATGGCTTCTTTGTCGCGGCCTGATGGGACTTCGGGATATCGAGCCCCTTGGCTAGGAACCACCGCTCATGATCGAAGGTAATGAAGGGCTGGCGGCACTCAATGCAGAGTCTTGCTGGATTGAGCTCGGCTGCCTTCTTGACGCATGCCTCGCAGCGCCCGTAGGTCAGTTCGGTCTTCACCGTGGGCGTCTTACAGTCCTTGCACGGAACCGGTTGACAGTTCGAGCACCGGCCACCGACCAAGTAGGTCTTGGCGACTTCTCTGTTGCAGCTCTCGCACGTCGCGTAGTTGCGTTTCCGGTTGCAGTCCCAGCAACGACCGTCCTTCAATGCATCAACAGGTCGCGGCTTGCCGCAGTCGGCGCACCTCGACTTGTTCTGATTGCAGTCGTAGCAAAGGCCGGGCTCGTAGTAAGTCTGGCTCTCCTCATCCCATCTGCCGACGATAGCGTTCGGCCGCTTGCACTGCGGACAGTCGCGGATAGGCGTATCCGGACGGAAAGCACGGAATCGAAATGGGTAGACGTCGTTCGACATTGGGTCGAAGTCGTCGTCACCACCGAAGAAGTCTCGGTACGCACGGAACACCGAGAGCCATTCGTTCGCTGTCGGGCGCCGATCGTAACGTGAACCACCTTGACGCTGAAACGTATGCCAGAAGAGACGCTTGACCTGAAAAGGGAGGTGGCTCCACATGAACTTCCAGTTGCCCTCGGGCTGGTCCTGGTCTGACGCTCCCTGGAACTGAAATGCGAACTTTCCTTCCTTGATCAGGGCCGCAAAGTCGCCACCATCTGCACCGGCACGCGCGTAGGGGAACTGACCAGTGATGAGAATCATGAAGAGCATCGTTGCGATAGCGAAGCGTTCTTCTTCGACAGTGCGCAGCGCATCAGCGTAATCGCCGGTGATCGTGGACGCGGTGAACATCGCCGTTCCCACAGGGCAGGGGTACCCCTCCACTTGCCACGAGTCAGCGTCGATGATCCAAACGTTCTTATGCTCGTCGACCATGAGGTTCTTCGGATTGATGTCTCCGAGGAGGATGTTCAGCGAATGAAGGTAGGCGACCTTCTCGAGGAACGAAATACAAACATCGACGAGGTCCGCTTTCGTCCAGGTCGGATACGTCCGTTTGAAGCGAGCAGGACGCATAATCGTCGCTTGGAGTTCCTTCCCAGTAGCCCGCGGCATGGCGTAGCCGACAAACTCATCGTCACCATTCGTGATGATGTGTGTGGGAAAGCCGATTCCTTGCGCTTCAAGCTCATGCGACAGAAGGAGTTCGAGCTTTGCCTTGCGATGCTCGGTTCGATGGTCCTTATCGAAGATTTTGACAACCTGGCTGGGGACACCCTGCACGGCATAAACCGACCCCTCGCCGCCCTCGCCGACCAAGTCACCCAAGACGATTGCACGCCGCGAGTGTGATGACGCAGCGATCACGTTGTCACCAGACTTCGGGATGACGGTGGCTGCGAGCAACTGATCTGTTGGCTTGAGCGTCGTCACACGTTTGAACGCACCGTCCGTCTGTTTCGGAGCAGGCTTCATTGCAGCCCTGGGCTCGCGTCTGCCTCCGGGCCTCGCGTCGACGTCTGCGACGTCGAACGAGCGCTTGAAGTCGTCCAGCAGAGGGACCAGCATCTCCACCTCTGCGTGGTCTTTGGCCTTGGCAAGCCCATCTTCGACATGCCTCATGATCCGCGCGAGCTTTCTCGCGCCGCGTTCGAACAATTCCTGATCGCTGTCGACCGCAATCCGGCCATCCGCCTGTACTGTGCCTGCCACTAGTCGATGCTTCACCTCGACCGAGAGCAGTCTGATTCGTAGCCGCAACGTAATGTCGTTGGTCAAGAGGCACATGTCGTACTGGTCGCCGAAGTGCGTGAAGAGATCGACGAACAGGTCGTCCGCATAGGGGTTTGACCCGTCACCGAGGTCCTTGCGGACGAGTCCGTGAGCTGCCGCAGAGCCCAACACCGTCAGCCACTGGCCAGCACGTCGGACAGCGGCCGCCCGCTCCTCAGTGAACAGTGAGACATCCAGGCTGCTTTGCTTGGCGAGTTCATCGATGACCTTTGACGGGACGACGATGCCGTTGCCGTTTCGGATAGCGAGATCCTTGCAGCGCTCGAACAGCATCTTCAGACCGGCTGAGCGAAGGGTGTCGGTATCCATAAAGACGTTGGTATCGAGGAAGAGTCGACGACCAGTCTTGACGAAGTCCTCAGGCGAAATGACGGCTGCGGCACGGGTCTCTGCAGTATGTCCAGCCGAACCTTCATCGATCGGGGGTCGCGATGTTGGCATTGGACCTGTCTGCGGCGCCGGTGGCCGTGGAATCGCCATCTCACTCCTCCCCTTCAGCGCTTGCACGGAATGTGACATTGCTTTGGAAACGTGCGGCCGAACGGGACGAGAATTCGGTGAGCAGTTCTGCCGCCCTTTCCTGGCTTACCTGGCGCGCACGCTGAAACGCCACTAGTTCGTCGGCAGGGATGCGATGATGCGTCCCAACTTTGACGGCCTCGATACTGCCCGAATCGATGAGCTTCATTAGCGTTGGACGCGAGACGCCAAGCAAGGACGAAGCCTCTGTGGTCGTGTACAACTCCTTAACAGGGACGACCACGGCCCCCGTTCCGTTTTCTGATTCAAGAAGCCGCAGCACGTTCTCTGCGGTCGCGCGCGACAACGTGAGCGTTACCTGCAACGAGTCGCTGGCACCTTGGAGTGCTCGGCGTAGCGCGTTGATCGAGTCTTCGTCTTGCTCGGCCACACTTACCTCCAGTGCTCAACTGTCGCGATCTGTCTCTAACTGCCGCAACTGTAACACAAATGTACTATCTGTAGATAGAGAAAAGTGCGAACGCTGCGAAGCACCGCGCACCTTTCCGGCATGAGCAACCGCAGCAGCAGAGACACCCACTCCGAACAGCCGGTCAATCTTCCGATCGCCAGAGTCCACGTCGATGAACGCGGCGCGATGCAGGTCACACTAGATAGCCAAGAATTCCCACCTCCTGGCTTGGCGTCGAAATGGAATAGGAGTCGGTTCGGCGAACTGCTCGATGCACTCTCCGAGCACCGCACCCGTACTGTGCGTGTCGAGGTGCACGAGCACGACGGCGCGGTGTTCACCGACATTGTTCACGCCACTCGTAGCGAACACGTTGCAAATGGGGCGCCCCCGCCCAGTTCCTCGCGGCGAGCGCGCCTCCGAACAGCGCCTCAACTGATCGAGTTGCGTGGCTCCGGGTTCATCCCTGGCGAGGATGTGGCAGCTGCTCTCACGTTGTCGAACGCGGAAGGTTCTGCCGACGGCACAGCTCGTGCGGTTATCGATCTCAGTCAGATCTCGGACCAGAACGCAGAGATTCTTCTCATCGGCCGCGTCTCGGGAGTCATTGTCGTCGAGCAGTTGCCGTCATGACCAGCCCCCAAGCTCACAGCCGAGGTCTTGGGGATGAGCTGACCAACGTGCTCATGATCGGCCTCTTCGCTTTGTTCGGTATCGCAGCCGTGCTTCGCGGTGCCGGATCAATCGCGGCGTTTCTGACCGGTGTGGAGCAACCAACGGTCGGCTTCGCAGGTGGTGTCAGCGTACTCTTTGACCCTGTTCATCCTGCAGCGGCCCTTGGGGTGCCACGCCTCCACACAGTGCTCTACTGGGTCGTCGCGGCGTTCCTGCTCGGCTTGCTCGCCACCGTGGTTGTTGGGATCTGGATCTGGCTTCGGCGCCACTCGCGCGCAGTCTCTGCCGACCCCCGCAAGCTCGAAGGGACCGCGAGCGGGCACGATGTCGCATCCCGCGCTTCTTCGAAGGCACTCCTTCGTCGTGCAGCCACACTCCGGCCATCGCTTGCGCGTCCACAGGCTGCCGACGTGGGCTACTTGCTTGGACGCTCGCACGGCAAACAAGTCTGGGCCAGTGTCGAAGACTCGATTCTGCTGATCGGTCCGCCGCGCTCAGGCAAGGGTCTGCATGTCGTGATTCCGGCCATCCTCGATGCGCCAGGGGCAGTCGTCACGACCTCGACGAGGCCCGACAATCTCACTGTCACGCTGAAGGCGCGAGAGCGCCTCGGCCCGGTCGCTGTCTTTGACCCACAGCACCTGGCCGAAGGGATTCCTGCCGGGCTGCGTTGGTCACCCATCAGAGGCTGCGAAGATCCGCTTACCGCCATGATCCGTGCGACCGGCCTCGCAGCAGCCACCGAGCTTTCCTCTGGCGGTGTCGAAGGTGGTGGCTTCTGGGAAGGCAAGACTCGGGTTGCGTTACAGGCACTCCTCCATGCTGCAGCCCTGGATCACAGGACCCCTGCGCAACTCTTCCGGTGGACACTGGACCCTGCAGCCGCGGCCGAGGCCGTCGCGATCCTGACCGGCTCACCTCTCGCGGCAACAGGGTGGGCGGAATCCTTGGAAGCGATGCTCGACTCCGACCCGCGCACTCGCGACAGCATCTGGCAAGGAGTCTCGCTCGCTCTGGCAGCACTCGCCGACCCGCGAGTATTGGATTCCGTGAGCCCGTCGGAGGGCGAGCACTTCGATCCGGAGCAGTTCATCCGCGACCGCGGCACACTGTACCTACTCGCGACGGGGGCCGGTGCCGGTAACAGCGCGGCGTTGGTCGCTGCCTTCGTCGAAGACCTCGTTGAGACTGCGCGCCGCATGGCCGCACGCTCCCCCGGCGCACGACTTGATCCGCCGTTGCTGCTCGCACTCGATGAGATCGGAAACCTCGCGCCACTCCCGTCGCTTCCCACGCTCATGGCCGAAGGCGGCGGCACCGGCATCACGACGATGCCCGTGCTGCAGTCCCTCGCGCAAGCGCGAGACAAGTGGTCAGAGAACCAGGCAGCAGCGATCTGGGATGCGAGCATCGCAAAGATCGTTCTCGGTGGGGCATCCAACTCCCGTGACCTTCAAGATCTTTCGACACTCATAGGAGAACGTGATGAGTTCACGAACTCGGTCACGCTCGGCGACTATGGCTCGCGTTCCAATCAACGCTCCATCCGGAGAGTGCCGATTCTGCCTCCCGATCGAATTCGGACACTCCCGTTCGGAACTGGCGTGATCCTCTTGCGCTCCGCACCACCCATCATCACGGATCTGCATCCTTGGCCCCGCCGATCGGACGGGGCCGCGCTCCACCGTAATCGCACTGTCGTCGAGGCACTCCTACGGAGACCTTCACAGTAACGATTCTGGGGACACAAGTGCACCTGCCTACCACAGCGACCGAACGAGGTTGTTCGTCCCATCAATCAGGAAGAACATCATGTCAATCCACACACAAGAATCCGTTTCAGGTTTCATCACGTCAGATCCGCAACTGACAGTCGCAGCCAATGGGAATCCGCGGCTCTACCTCCGCTTTGGGCAAGAGCACTTCCGCCGCGAGGAAGACGGCACCTTCACCCAGCTGGAGTCGAGCTATCACCATCTGGTGATGTTCGGGCGCTCGGCTGAACGCGCTGCAGAGCGCTTCTCGAAAGGCGACAACTTCATCGCTGAGGGCTACCAGCGCCCGGTGAGTTACGAACGCGACGGTCAAAACGTGGAAAGCGAAGAGTTCGTAGCAAAGCGCATCGGCCACGACGCGGCCCGCACAAGGTACGAAGTCGACCGTTCACCTCGACAACCAGCCCGTCGCATGAGCGTGAACCCGGAGCGGGGTCAGGCATTCGCTCCCCAAAGGACAAGTGCCGCGGCCGATGCGCCCACGCTCGGCCGCTGAACCGGATGAGTGAGCTTATGAACGAGTACGATCCCACCGCCGGCACTCCTCGGAACGGAGAGGCTGGTCAGTTCGAACCTGACCTCATCGCAGAGCCACCGCACCCGATCAATTGGAACCTCCTCACTTCCCATGACCTGGAGCAGGAACTTCTCGAACTCAACCTTTGGGTCAATTGGCTTCGCACCGAGTACGGTCTGCCTGCGTCGGTCGTCCCTCCGCTTTGGCATCGCCACCCTGAACTGCTCTGGGAACTCTCTGCACTGCACCTGCACTGGCTCTGCGCATACGACTCAAACCAGGACGGATCGGCCCCCTTGGGTTGGCACCGAGATTTTCAGGATGCGCGCCAACGTCTCCGTGACTGGGTCGCAACAAGCGGAACGCGCCTCGACCGAGATCGCCCGACTCGACATACCGTTTGGCCCGGAGAGGAACCCGCTGCCGACAGCGTGGAACAATCGATCACAGATCGAGACGCCGACTTCGTGCAGTTCGTGCTCGAGCAGGTCGAAGCACGTCGAGCGGCCGAGGATGCGTTCTACGCGAGTCTCGACGAGCACACGGGTGAGATACCAACCTGACCAAGGTCAACGCCAGGTACAGTTTGCCCGGTTGAGTCACTCGTCGGCCACGTCTAATGGATGCTTCTCCTCCATGTAACGCATGCGCCCTACCAGCAATGCGATCAACGCGAGAGCTAGCGGGATGACTCCCGCAATCACAAAGATGACAGGGATGGGAATCAGCAGCGAAAGCGGACCTGCGATGGCGATCGAGACTGGCATGAACGCGATCGAAACGAAGAAGTCGAGACTGGCGACTCGGCCGATCATGTCGAGCGGCACCAACCGCTGCAACAATGTGCCCCACACGACAACGCCCGCCCCGGTTAGTGCGCCGACGGCAAAAAGCGCGGAGAGCATGAGGATCAAATTGTCGGCAACGCCAATGACCACAAGCGGAAGAGTTCCTCCGCCCCAGCACAGGATCATAAACGTCAAGTATCGACGCGGAAGCTTCAACGACGACACGATCAGCGAACCGACAGCCCCTCCTATCCCATACGCGGCAAGTAGGAACCCGAACGCAGCTTCGGCATCCTCGAATCGGTCGCGTGTGAGGAACGGGAGGAGAACTTCGATCGGCCCCTGAACAATGAGCGCAAGCGACGACCCGAAGATCAGCGTCCAAAGCAACCAGCGTGTGCGAGCCACGTAGGCCACGCCCGCACGTAGGTCACTCCAGACGCTCGTGCGTTCTTCGGCAGGAGTGGGCTCAGCGTTCTCGTCACGACGGCTGAGGAACAAGGTGATGACAAAAGCAATTGCGTACGAGGCCGCGACGATAACCGCTCCGATTGCGGGGAAGAACATACCGACGATGACTCCACCGAGGGCTGGGCCGAGCCCTTGCCCCATCGATGGACGGAGCGCCCCTTCGAGCCCATTCGCGGCCAGGAGCTGTTCGGCAGGAAGGACCACGGGCAGGTAGGCGCTGTATGCCGGGTAGAAGAACGCGCTCCCGGCTCCCATCGCGAACGAGGCTGCTGCGACGTGCCATAGTTCGATGTTCTCGGTGAGCGACAGGACCGCCACGGCGGTCATGATCGCGGCCGTTGAGCCCTGCACGGTGATCAGGATCCGGCGTTTGGAGAACCGGTCTGCGACGACCCCGCCGAGAACGGAGAAGGCGAACAGGCCAAGACTCATTCCGGTTGCGACCGCGGAGAGCGCAAGTGGACTGTCGTCGAGTGCGAGCACTTGGAAGACCATGACGATCGTCCACATACCGGTCCCGAATACCTCGATGCCGACGGCGGCAAACAGGAGACGGTAATCACGTGATGCCAATGGGCGGAGTGCGCGCAGCTTGATGGTGTTGCTCATACCAGTGCCTCGCCTTCAGCCATCGCCATCAGATGAATATGAGGCCATTGGGCGACATCCCGCAGAAGTTGCCGGTCGTGGGTCGACAGTACGACGGCCGCTTGGGTAGCCCCGAGTGCCTCGGTGAGTTCGTCAACGAGCGCGATGGAGAGGTGGTTCGTAGGTTCGTCTAGCAGTAGCACGTGCGGGCGTGCCGCGAGGACGAGCGCCAGGTCGAGGCGTCGTTGTTGACCCATCGACAGTTCACCCACTCGTTTGCCTGCCTCGCGCGATCGCAGCAGTCCAAGTTGACCGAGGCCGACCGCCTCAGATGATTGCAGCGTTCCTTGACCGACGAGTTCGTCGAGGCGCCGGGCGTATACCTCGTTCGCCCGGCGATCAGGCGGCAGCATCGTCTCCTGACGAAGAAAACCCAAACGCGTGCCACGGGATGTCCGCACTGTTCCGGTGTCTGGCAGTAGTTCGCCCGCCGCGATACTCAGGAGCGTCGACTTTCCGGCCCCGTTCGAGCCGGTGACCACGAGCCTGCCGCGGTGCGAGAGTTCGAACGACACCTGCTGCACCAACCGCCCGGCAAGGCCCACGTTGTCGACGTTCAGCAGCACCGCCCCTTTTCGTGTGGGCAGGTCAGGGAACTGGAACAGCTGCGGTGGTTCTGGCACCGTCACCGCGTGTGCTTCGAGCGCTTCCTGGCGTCGGTGCACGCTCTGCACAAGCCCGCCCGCGCGCGTCGCGCGGCCGTGCTTCGGTGACCCCTTCTCCGGTCGCCACCCCGACACCAGTCGATTCTGCGCAGCGCTGAGACTGTCCTGCAGCCGCGCTTGCTCCTGCTGCTGGCGCTCGTACTCCTGCTCCCAGCGTCCCCGCTCGGCCAGGCGCCCTTCTCGGTATCCCTCATACCCGTTGCCGTAGATGCGGGGGCGATCATCAGGTGTCGGATCGAGGTCAACAACCGTCTCCGCAATGTCAGAGAGCAGCGCGCGATCGTGGCTAACGATGACGACACCACCCTTGCGCGCGCGGAGTTGCGCGGTCAAGAAATCAAGCCCGCTGCGGTCGAGGTGATTGGTGGGCTCGTCCAGCAATAGGAAATCATCCTCTGCCCCCAGCAGGCAGGCCAAGCGCACTCGATACCGTTGCCCCACAGACAGATCAGCGAGCAATCGTGTCATGTCGGTTTCTGCGTCGAGTGCTTCGAGCGCGACATGTACGCGGCGCTCGGCATCCCACGCGTCGAGCGCTTCAGCACCTTCCAATGCCGCGGCATACTGCTCTGCGGCCTCGCTGCTCCCATCCGCGAGAGCGGCAGCAGCGGCGTCGAGCGTGGCCAGCGCTGCGAGCGGTTCAGCGATTGCCTCCGCGACGGCCTGCCCAACGGTGCGGTTGTCGGTGGAGTTCATCTCTTGTTCAGCGAGCCCGAGCGTGCCGATGCGCTGGATCATTCCACTATCAGGAACCAGCGTGCCCGCGAGCGCGTGCAGAAGTGTGGTCTTTCCGCGACCGTTCTCTCCGACAATCGCCACACGAGACGCGGGAGTGACGACGAGATCGACATGGTTGAGCACCGGGGTTACGCCTCGCATTACGGAGACGTCGGAAGCGGTGAGTTGCGCGCGATGGCGCGCCGGATGACGGTGAGTAGGGGTAAGCATTCAAATCCTTCAGCAAGGCGCACCACGACAAGCCGAACAGCAAGCGGGTACGCGAATGACGGCAGACCCTCCATGGGGCCAGAACAAGCGGCCGCCGCAAGCTCGGAGTTACTCAACGAGCACGGTAGGCCTACTCAACCATCACAGGAAATACAAATGCATACCGTCAATTCTACCCCACACTCACACGGCACCAACGAATCGGGTGCCGACAGCGGCTCCGGAGGCTTGATCGGTCTGATTCGGCCGCACTATCGGCGCCGCTGTCGCGGTCGGTCGGAATCAGTTCAGTGCCAGCTCGGACACTTTCTCGCCGTCACGCCGTTCATCGAGTTCCTTTGCACGCACGCGACACAAGATGATCAGGCTAATGGGTCCAAATGCGATGAATTTCATCGCGTTCCACAGGCTGAGGAGGACGAGGAGATTCAGCCATGCTGGTCCGCCGCCAGCGGCCGAAGATGAGCACCAAAGCGCAAGGCCAAGGTATGGCAGGGCGAGGAGCATGGCAGGAACTCCCCACTTCAACCCACGCCGACTCCGGACCCACCGGAGCACGATGTTGCTCGGTGCGTAGCGCTGCAGGAGCGAATAGATGAAGCTCGTAATCGCCAAGACTGGACGAATCATGATGGGCCTCTCGTCACACGTCGTTCTCCGTCGAGGAAG from Microbacterium paraoxydans includes the following:
- a CDS encoding MFS transporter, encoding MSNTIKLRALRPLASRDYRLLFAAVGIEVFGTGMWTIVMVFQVLALDDSPLALSAVATGMSLGLFAFSVLGGVVADRFSKRRILITVQGSTAAIMTAVAVLSLTENIELWHVAAASFAMGAGSAFFYPAYSAYLPVVLPAEQLLAANGLEGALRPSMGQGLGPALGGVIVGMFFPAIGAVIVAASYAIAFVITLFLSRRDENAEPTPAEERTSVWSDLRAGVAYVARTRWLLWTLIFGSSLALIVQGPIEVLLPFLTRDRFEDAEAAFGFLLAAYGIGGAVGSLIVSSLKLPRRYLTFMILCWGGGTLPLVVIGVADNLILMLSALFAVGALTGAGVVVWGTLLQRLVPLDMIGRVASLDFFVSIAFMPVSIAIAGPLSLLIPIPVIFVIAGVIPLALALIALLVGRMRYMEEKHPLDVADE
- a CDS encoding ABC-F family ATP-binding cassette domain-containing protein translates to MLTPTHRHPARHRAQLTASDVSVMRGVTPVLNHVDLVVTPASRVAIVGENGRGKTTLLHALAGTLVPDSGMIQRIGTLGLAEQEMNSTDNRTVGQAVAEAIAEPLAALATLDAAAAALADGSSEAAEQYAAALEGAEALDAWDAERRVHVALEALDAETDMTRLLADLSVGQRYRVRLACLLGAEDDFLLLDEPTNHLDRSGLDFLTAQLRARKGGVVIVSHDRALLSDIAETVVDLDPTPDDRPRIYGNGYEGYREGRLAERGRWEQEYERQQQEQARLQDSLSAAQNRLVSGWRPEKGSPKHGRATRAGGLVQSVHRRQEALEAHAVTVPEPPQLFQFPDLPTRKGAVLLNVDNVGLAGRLVQQVSFELSHRGRLVVTGSNGAGKSTLLSIAAGELLPDTGTVRTSRGTRLGFLRQETMLPPDRRANEVYARRLDELVGQGTLQSSEAVGLGQLGLLRSREAGKRVGELSMGQQRRLDLALVLAARPHVLLLDEPTNHLSIALVDELTEALGATQAAVVLSTHDRQLLRDVAQWPHIHLMAMAEGEALV